CAAAAATTCTAATCGCTTAACTAATATTCGCCTAGCCGCAAGAAAAATAGACGGATTTATTTTACAACCTAATAAAATTTTTTCCTTTAATAAAATTGTAGGTCCTAGGACAGCTGGAAATGGTTATAAGCTGGCAGATATTTTTAGTGACGGCAAAGTTGTTAAAGGGATTGGGGGAGGCATTTGTCAGATCTCTTCTACTATTTATCAAAGTGCACTTTCAGCGAAATTAAAGATTATTGAAGTTCATCGCCACAGCAGAAGTGTAAAATATATTGGCAGAGGCCAAGATGCCACTGTAAGTTGGGGAACCTATGATTTAAAATTTCAGAATACAAAGAACGACCCAATTATGCTTAAAACCTATATAAGCAATTCCAGTGTTACTGTTAAGGTTTTTCAACTTATTGAAGATAAAGAAGAACCTGTTAATATTTATATTAACAATCAAGTTGTTAAAGGTTACATCATTAATGGTATTACCTACGCACCTTGTAAAATTTTCCACGGATATAATGGTTTATCGGTAGCTTGGGATGAAAAAACACAAAGCATTACCGTGAAAAATCAAGATAATGTAACTCTTAAGATTTTAGTTGGTAAAAATCTACTAGAGAAAAACGGTATAAGTGCTCAGCTGCCAGGGGGAGTAAAATATAAAGATAGAAAAATGATGGTTTCTATTAGACCTATTTTAGAATTATTTAAAATTAAACCTACCTGGCAATCAGGGGAACATTCATTGTGTTTTAAATAACATGGCTATAAATATTGGAGGGCTTGGATGCTTAAAAAGATATTCATAATTTTAGTGCTTCTTTTTTCATTTGGGACTGGTTTTATTGCCAAGGCAAGTGAGTTGGAGATTATAAAAGAATTAAATTTAGGCAAAGAAAAATTAAGCAATGTAAATCTATTGGAAAAAATTAGCACAGCTGCAATTACTGATGTTCCAAGTTTTAGTTATACAGTTCATGCTGAAGGTGCGATTTTAATAAAAGATAATATAAGTAAAATTATGTTTAAAAAAAATATTCATCAAAGGTTTTTTCCAGCCAGTACTACAAAAATTATGACAGCTTTATTAGCTGTTGAAAACTGTGATTTAAACGAAGTAGTTACTGTATCAAAAACTGCTTTAGATTCAGTTCCTGCTGGAAGTACTCGGGCAGGTGTTGAAGTTGGAGATATACTAACGGTAAAACAATTGCTTTATGGGATGCTGTTGCCTTCAGGAAATGATTGTGCTGCAGTTTTGGCAGAGCATATTGCAGGCTCACAAGAAAAATTTGCCCTGATGATGAATAAGAAGGCCGCAGAGCTGGGCACAGAACAAACAAATTTTGTAAATCCTCATGGCTTTTTCAGTCCAAACCATTATACTACTCCTTATGATTTCGCAATCATTTGTCAAGAAGCTTTTAAACAAAGACAAATAAGGAATACTATTTCTACCCGTATCACGAAAGTTATCTATAAAAATAAGAACGGTCAAAAAGTGGTTAAAACATGGGTCAATAGTAATAGTCAACTTAAAGATGCCAACAGATTTACAGGTTTAGTGGGAGGGAAAACGGGATATACATCTGAAGCAGGCCACACACTTTGTACTTTAGGCCATTATAAAGGACATGATTATATTGTAGTAATATTTAAGGATGGGGCTCATGAAAGGTACAAAGATACTAAATCTTTACTCCTTAAGGCATTTAAACTATGTGATGCAAGTAATTAAATAGAAAGTAGAAAAATTAAGGGCAGCGATTAAGCTGCCCTAATTATTATTTACGATTCTCCAACCATTAGCATAAATATTCATGCGGTTGCCTCGAACAAAACCTATTAAAGTAATTCCCATTTTTTGTGCAAGTTCTATGGCAAGGCCTGTAGCAGCACTGCGGGAAATTAAAATTGGTATTCTTCTTTTGGCGCATTTAATCAGCATTTCTGAAGAAATGCGTCCGCTGGTTACAATGATTTTATCACCGTAACCTACCTCATTTAAAATACACTCTCCAAATAATTTATCCAAAGCATTGTGACGTCCAATATCCTCGTGGACGTATAAAATTTTCGTGGTCGAAGCTAAGGTAGAGATATGTGCTGCGCCTGTTTCCTTAAAGGTCTGAGATTTTTGTTGCATTTCATTTACAAAATCATATACCTGCTGAGTGGAAATATAAATTTCAGTTGTAATAGGTTGGGACTCTAACCAGCTAAGATCTTGATTAAAGGTGGTTCCTTTTCCACAACCAGTTGTTAAAGTACGTTTGCCAATGGCTTTTTCTTGAAAAATTTTTGTAGCGAAAGGGAGGAGTACATTAAAATATCCTGTTTTTTGATCGTACTCAACCTTTTCGATACACGATTTATCTATTATAAATCCTTCGGATTGTAAAAAACCAATGCCTAGATACTCTAAGTTTGCTGGTGAGCAAAGTAATGTTACTAGTTCTAATCCATTTACATGAATGGTAAAGGGATATTCGTCTACGACAGTATCCTCTATTGTAAAACGCTCGTGTTTGATTATTTTTTCAATAGGTATCTTACTAGTGTGAGTTAACATTTTGTCACCTTGCATTAAATTATTTTTTGACATCTGATATTGATAATTTGTTGGGCAGCCATTAATTCCTGAAGTGTATTTATATTTGTAAATAGCTTAAGCTCAGAGTCTAACTTTGTAAAAACTTCTTCAGGAATAGTTTTTACAGAAACATATTCATATAAACTTTTGACTTTAAGCAAGTTTTGGAGAAGGCATTTTTCTATGGCTTTAATACAGTTTTTTGAATAAATTCCGTATAAAGGTTCAATATAACCATTAATTAAAGGTACAATTACATCATATCTTCCCTTGTGTTTGAGCATATATTTAATTGTTTCACCGCTAATAAAGGGCATATCACAAGGTAGAAAAAAATTATGAAAGGAGTCGGAGGTAACTAAGCCGGTATAGATGCCGGCAATAGGCCCCTTGTCTTTAACTAAATCACAGCATATATCGGTATTTAAATAACGATAAAGTTCTGGCTCGTTTGTAATAATGGTAATCTTATCTTTAAAGATAGGCCTTACCTTATCAACAATAATTTCAATAAAAGGCTTCCCGTCAAGCTTAACAAAAGACTTATTGCAGTTCATTCTAGAACTTTTGCCACCGGCTAAGATAATTCCTCGCAAAGTTTAGACTCCTTCCTTTTCAACCTTTGCTGCACAAACTTTAAATTCAGGTATAGCTGCAATTGGATCCAGTGCATTGTTCGTTAGTAGATTTGCTGCTTCTTCTTCATAGTGGAAGTACATAAAAATTGTATGGACTGGCACCTTATTTGTGACATAAGCAGTAGTAACTACTTCACCGCGCCTAGTTGCTACTTTAACTTTGTCTCCAGAAACTATTCCTAACTCCGCTGCTTTAGCAGGATTGATTTCAACTCTGCCTTTGGGCAAATATTGATCAAGAGCTTTGGCGCGCCTTGTCATTGTACCTGTATGATAATGGAACAAGCTACGGCCTGTGGAAAGAAGTAATGGAAATTCTGCGTCTGGATTTTCAGCTGGAGGTTTCCATTCAATACCTTTAAATTCTCCCAATCCTCTAGCAAACTTATCCTTATGCAAATATTTTGTACCTGGGTGCTCTGAAGATGGACACGGCCAATGGAGACCACCTGTTTCTTCAATACGTTGGTAAGATATTCCCCCATAAGAAGGCGTTACCGAAGCAATTTCCCGAAAAATTTCTTCTGCACTTGTATAATTCATAGGGTAGCCACAGTAATTTGCAATGTCTTTAATAATTTCCCAGTCCGGTTTAGAATTTCCAACTGGCTTAATAGCTTGGCGAACCCTTAAAACACGACGCTCTGTGTTGGTAAAAGTACCATCTTTTTCGGCAAAGGATGCAGCTGGTAGGACTACATCCGCAAGTTTAGCAGTTGGTGTCATGAAAATATCTTGAACCACTAGAAATTCTAATGACTTTAAGGCATGTTCTACATGTTTGATATTGGGATCTGATATCATGGGGTTTTCACCTATGATATACATTCCCTTTATTTTGCCATCAGTTACGGCATCAAAAGCATGTGTTGCTTTAACCCCAATTTTATCATTCAAATTTTTTACAGCCCAGGCTTTTTCGAATTTAGCTTTAATATCGGGATTAGTAACTTTTTGGTAAGCCGTATAGACATCAGGTAAAGCACCCATATCACAAGCACCTTGAACATTGTTCTGTCCACGCAATGGGTTAACACCTACATTTGGTTTACCTAGGTTACCAGTCAGCATTGCTAAGTTAGCAAAGGAACGAACATTATCAACTCCAACGGTATGTTGGGTAACTCCCATGGCGTAAGCGATAGAAGCAGTTTCCGCTTGGGCATAAGTGCGAGCTGCTTCGATTATGTCTTGTGGTGGAACACCTGTAATTTTAGAAACATATTCAGGGGTATATTTGGGTAA
Above is a window of Bacillota bacterium LX-D DNA encoding:
- a CDS encoding VanW family protein, giving the protein MKNISFLVLLFFLFCACPVHAATQHELSSFSTPLVSKNSNRLTNIRLAARKIDGFILQPNKIFSFNKIVGPRTAGNGYKLADIFSDGKVVKGIGGGICQISSTIYQSALSAKLKIIEVHRHSRSVKYIGRGQDATVSWGTYDLKFQNTKNDPIMLKTYISNSSVTVKVFQLIEDKEEPVNIYINNQVVKGYIINGITYAPCKIFHGYNGLSVAWDEKTQSITVKNQDNVTLKILVGKNLLEKNGISAQLPGGVKYKDRKMMVSIRPILELFKIKPTWQSGEHSLCFK
- the fdhD gene encoding formate dehydrogenase accessory sulfurtransferase FdhD, which encodes MLTHTSKIPIEKIIKHERFTIEDTVVDEYPFTIHVNGLELVTLLCSPANLEYLGIGFLQSEGFIIDKSCIEKVEYDQKTGYFNVLLPFATKIFQEKAIGKRTLTTGCGKGTTFNQDLSWLESQPITTEIYISTQQVYDFVNEMQQKSQTFKETGAAHISTLASTTKILYVHEDIGRHNALDKLFGECILNEVGYGDKIIVTSGRISSEMLIKCAKRRIPILISRSAATGLAIELAQKMGITLIGFVRGNRMNIYANGWRIVNNN
- a CDS encoding molybdenum cofactor guanylyltransferase encodes the protein MRGIILAGGKSSRMNCNKSFVKLDGKPFIEIIVDKVRPIFKDKITIITNEPELYRYLNTDICCDLVKDKGPIAGIYTGLVTSDSFHNFFLPCDMPFISGETIKYMLKHKGRYDVIVPLINGYIEPLYGIYSKNCIKAIEKCLLQNLLKVKSLYEYVSVKTIPEEVFTKLDSELKLFTNINTLQELMAAQQIINIRCQKII
- a CDS encoding serine hydrolase, which codes for MLKKIFIILVLLFSFGTGFIAKASELEIIKELNLGKEKLSNVNLLEKISTAAITDVPSFSYTVHAEGAILIKDNISKIMFKKNIHQRFFPASTTKIMTALLAVENCDLNEVVTVSKTALDSVPAGSTRAGVEVGDILTVKQLLYGMLLPSGNDCAAVLAEHIAGSQEKFALMMNKKAAELGTEQTNFVNPHGFFSPNHYTTPYDFAIICQEAFKQRQIRNTISTRITKVIYKNKNGQKVVKTWVNSNSQLKDANRFTGLVGGKTGYTSEAGHTLCTLGHYKGHDYIVVIFKDGAHERYKDTKSLLLKAFKLCDASN